The sequence below is a genomic window from Candidatus Methylomirabilota bacterium.
GACGCCGAAGCGCGCCCGCACGTCCACGGGCGGGTAGGGGCGCGTGGGCTCGCGCGACGGCAGCGGCGCGGGCCGGCGCGGGCGCGCGCGGCGGCCGTCCTTCACGCGACGGATGAACTGCAGCACCTCGTCGCCGCGCGGGTAGAAGACGACGACGAAGTCGTCGTCGTGGAGCTTGCCGACCTCGATCACCCGCGTCTTGGCGCGGTCCCAGCGGTACTGGTTGTGGAGCACCATCGCCTGGCGCATGAGCGCCTCGAGCTCGGGCACCCGGTGCGTGTACTCGATGATGTCGTCGTGGCCGTACCCCGGAAAGTCGGGGTCGTGCGCGAGCAGGTGATAGGTGAGGTTCGTGGGCCGCGCCAGGATCTCGGCGACCGTCGGCTTGATCGCCGGCAGCTCGGCGCCGGCGCCCTTCTTGTGGCGGAACACGTCGAGCAGGATGCGCGAGATCTTGTCCTCGGTGCCCTCGTCCCACGCCGGCGGCAGCGCCCGGTAGCCCGCCTCGATGGCGTTCGTCAGCTCCTCGCCGTCCCAGGGCTTGAAGATCGGCAGGAAGAGGTCGTCGCGCCCGCGCGGGACGTCGCGCCAGCGCATCGGGCGCTTCTCGTACATCGTCATCGCGTAGCGGTTGACCCAGAAGAGGTTCAGCGCGAGGTCGCGCAGGAGGTCGTAGCGCCCGTCGTAGGCACGCGCGTCCACGCGTGTGACGATGTCGGTCTCCGTGGGCGCCTTCTCCTCGAAGTCGCGGCGGATGACCGCCTTGAACTGGTCCAGCGTCTCGAAGACGGAGAAGTCGAGCGCCGGAAAGAAATTCGACGGGAACACGATGCGCCCGTAGCGGTTGACGACGAAGGGTTTCATGGTCCGCCGTATGACCTTACGACTGTCGCGGGCCTAGGGCAAGTCGACCAGGCAGATGCGGATCTTGCCTTCCTGCGCGAGCAGCGAGAGCAGCGACGCGGCCGCGTCGGCCGAGATCCCCAGGCGCTGGCCCACCTGGGCCGGCGCGACGGGACCGCGGCCCCGCACCGATTCGAGGATCTCGTCCTCGAGGTCGTCCCACCAGTCGTCCACGGCACGCGGCTCGTCCATCCCGCGAGGAGCTCGAGCAACGACCGTGCCGGATTCCCGCACGCGCGATTTCAGGGGGATCGCGCGCGGGGCGCGCCTGGTCGTGCCCTCCGCGCGTGCAGGACGGCCCTCGGCCGCCCACGATTTCGGCACGCGGGTATAATGACGTCATGGCGATCCTGAACGAGCGAGACCGCGCGGCCGTCCGCAAGGAGTTCGAGAAGCTCGCCGGTCCCGTGAAGCTCGTCGTCTTCTCGCAGGAGCTGCTCGCCGGCGACCTCTGCCGGCAGAACGAGCAGCTCGTGCGCGAGGTGGCCGAGCTGTCCGACACGATCACCGTCGAGGTCCTGAATCCCGCCATCGACCGCGAGCGCGCCGAGGCCTACCGCGTGGACCAGGTGCCCGCGATCGTGGTCGAAGGCGCGCGCGACTACGGCATCCGCTTCTACGGGATCCCGTCGGGGTACGAGTTCAGCAACCTGATCGACTCGATCATCGTCGCGTCCACCGGAGAGCCCGCGCTCAGCGAGGAGACGAAGGCCTCGCTCCGGGGGCTGGCCGACGACGTGGACATCAAGGTCTTCTCGACGCCCACCTGACCCTACTGCCCCCGGGCCGTGCGCCTGGCTCAGCACATGGCGGTCGCCTCCGAGCGGGTCCGCGCGACGGCGATCGAGGCCACCGAGTTCCCCGAGCTGGCGCGCGCCTACCAGGTGATGGGCGTGCCCAAGGTCGTCATCAACGACCGCGTCCAGTTCGAGGGGGCCGTGCCGGAGAAGGATTTCCTCGGCGCGGTGCTCCAGGCGGTGAGCCCCTCCTGACGGCGCTCGACACGAACCGCGCGCTCGAGACCCTGCGCCAGCTTGCCAAAGCGCGCTAGCAGGCCTCGACGGCGCGCCGCGGCCGCGTCAACCCCCAGAAGCTACGGGTCTCCGAGGGCCGGCTCTCGCCCCCGCGCCGCCAGGCCGCTGGTGTTTGCGTACGGAACGCTGATGCGGGGGTATGCGCTGCATCCGGTGCTCGCGCGGGGCGCGGCGTTCGTCGGCGAGGGCCGCGTGAGCGGCCGGCTCCTCGACCTCGGCCGGTATCCCGGCCTCGTCGCCGGCGACGGGCGCGTCACGGGCGAGGTGTATCGTCTGGACGGGCCCGAACTTCTCCCGGTGCTCGACCGCGAGGAGGGTTACAATTTCGAGCGTCGCCCGACGACCGTCACGCTCGCGCGCGGGCGGCGCGCGCCCGCGTGGGCGTTCTGGTACCGAGGGCCGCAGGAGCGCGCCGTCCACGTCCCGCACGGCGATTACCGCCGGGCCCGCCCGCCCGGCACCCGGGCGTGACCTTGGGGAGGAAGCAATGGCGCTGACCGCTGCCGAGCTCGTGAAGGCCGACCAGGAGCACCTGATCCACCCGCTCCACCATCCGTCCGAGAACGCCGAGCCGGTCATCTACGTCCGCGGCCGCGGCGCGACGGTCTGGGACATCGGCGGCCACGAGTACGTCGACGGGCTCGCGGGGCTCTGGAACGTCAACGTCGGGCACGGGCGCGCCGAGCTCGCGGAAGCCGCGGCGCAGCAGATGAAGGAGCTCGCGTACTTCACCGCGTACGTCGGCTCGTCCAACATCCCGGCGATCACGCTCGCGAACCGCCTGATGGAGATCACCTACGACAACATGCAGGCGGTCTTCTTCTGCTCGGGCGGGGCCGAGGCGAACGAGTCGGCGTTCAAGACGGCGCGCTTCTACTGGAAGGCGACGGGGAAGCCCGGCAAGGTCAAGGTCATCGCGCGTCAGAACGCCTACCACGGCGTGACGCTGCAGACGATGAGCGCGACGGGCATGGGCGCCTACTGGAAGATGTTCGAGCCGCGCGTGCCGGGGTTCGTCCACATCCAGACCTGCTACCCGTACCGGCAGCAGGGACTCAAGCCGGGCGAGACGCCGGGCCAGGCCGCGGCGCGCGAGCTCGAGGAGGCGATCCTGCGCGAGGAGCCCGACACGGTCGCCGCGTTCATCGGCGAGCCGATCCACGGCGGCGGCGGCGTGCTCTACCCGACCGACGACTACTGGCCGCGCGTGCGCGAGATCTGCACGCGCCACGAGGTCCTCCTCATCGCCGACGAGGTCATCACGGGCTTCTGCCGCACGGGCCGGTGGTTCGCGCTCGCGCACTGGAACGTCAAGCCGGACATCCTCTCGTTCGCCAAGGGCGTCACGTCGGGCTACCTCCCGCTCGGCGGGATCATGGTGACGAAGGCGATCAAGGACGCGATGGACTCCGTCAAGCCCGAGGAGCGCTGGATGCACGCCTACACGTACTCGGCGCACCCGACGTGCTGCGCCGTCGCGGTGAAGAACCTCGAGATCATGACGCGCGAGCGCCTCTGGGAGAACTCGGCGAAGATGGGCGAGCGTCTCCACGCCGGGCTCAAGGCAGCGTTCGGCGACCACCCGAATGCGGGCGATATCCGAGGCGGTAAGGGGCTGCTCGCGGCGGTCGAGCTGGTCGAGGACCGCGCGACGAAGAGGAACTTCGCGGGCGACCGCAAGGTGGGGCAGCGGATCCAGCAGGAGATGATGAAGCGCGGCGTCGTCACGCGCGTGCGCGCGGTCGCGGGGCCGCACCCGGCCACGGGAGACTCGATCTACTTCGCCCCGCCGCTCGTCGTGACCGAGGCCGAGGTCGACCGGCTGGTCGGGGCCGCGCGCGACGCCACGAAGGCCGTGCTGGGCGCGTAGGCCGCGGCCCGCGTGAGGCTCATCACCGCCCACCGGATCCTCATCGCCGCGGGCATCGCGTTCTTCCTCTTCTACGCGGCCTTCCAGCTCCGGCTCTGGGCGCGCTCGGGCGACCCGGCGTCGCTGGCGCAGGTGGTCGTGGCGGCCGCGGTCGCCGTCGGGCTCGTCCTCTACTACCGGACGCTCAGGAGATGGGGACGGTAGTGCGAGCCGCAGCACGGCCCGGGGCTGGGGCCCGGCGTGCGCGGCGAGCGGTCAGATGGCTCGAAAATCAATCGACACGGCGACGCTGATCTACGACGGCGAGTGCGCCATGTGCCGCGCGAGCGCGCTCTGGGTGATGCGGCTCGCGCTCTCGCGCGGCGCGCTCGAGATCCTGCCCTGCCGCTCCGAGCCCCGCCGCGCGCGCTTTCCCCAGGTCTCAGACGCCGCGTGTATGGAGGCGATGCAGCTCGCGCTCCCCGACGGGCGCGTGCTCGCGGGCGCCGACGCCGTGCCCGCGCTGCTGCGGCGCATCCGCGGCCTCGGCTGGCTCGCGACGCTCTTCGCGCTGCCCGGCGCGCGGCCGGTCGCGCGCCGGTTCTACGCGTGGGTCGCGCGGAACCGCATGCGCCTTTCCTGTCGCCGCTGAGCCTCCGGCTGCCGCTCAAATCGGCAGCGCGGGCGCGTCCTGCCGCGGAACCGTGCATCGCGCGGGTGCCTACGCGCGAAGCAGTCTCGCGCTAACTCCCCGTCCAACCTGACGCCTCGTCATCGAGCCGCGCGCTGGCACGCGCGCTGCATTCTCCGACCCCGGCGCGCGTCCACGACGGGACGCACGCTCACGCAAGCGACGGCGCTTGTGCCCGTGACCCGGGCACGGCGCCGTTTCTGCTTTGGAGGGTGTGTGAACAAGATCGAGCAGATCAAGGCGGAGAAGGACGGCCTCGACGTCGCCGAGGAAATCCCCCGCTACGCGCAGCTCGGCCCCGACGCGATCACCGAGGGCGACATCGAGCGGCTGAAGTGGTGGGGGATCTTCCTCCGGCGCCACACGCCCGGCCACTTCATGATGCGCATCCGCATCCCGAACGGCATCACGAGCGCGGCGCAGCTCCGCGCGATCGGCGAGATCACCGGGCGCCATGGGCGAGGGTTCGCCGACATCACGACGCGCCAGCAGATCCAGCTCCGCTGGATCCGGATCGGCGACGTTCCGGCGATCCTCGACCGGCTGCGCGGGGTCGGCCTCGTGACGCTCCAGACCGGGATGGACAACATCCGCAACATCGTCGGCTGCCCCGTCGCCGGGCTCACTCCGAACGAGCTGTTCGACGCCGCGCCCGTGGCCCGCGCGTTCACCGACGCCTTCGTCGGCAACAAGGCGTTCACGAACCTCCCGCGCAAGTTCAACGTCACGATCACCGGCTGCAAGGAGAACTGCACGCACGCCGAGACGCAGGACATCGCGCTCGTCCCGGCGCTCCGGTCCCTGGGCGGCGAGCCGGTCGCCGGCTTCAACGTGCTCGTCGGCGGCAAGAACGGCTCGGGCGGATACCGCGTCGCCACGCCGCTCGACGCCTTCGTCCGCCCCGACGAGGCCGTGGAGCTGTGCAGCGCCATCGTGCTCATCTTCCGGGACCACGGCTCGCGGGACGCCCGGAACAAGATCCGGCTCGCGTTCCTCCTCGAAGAGTGGGGCGCCGCGACGTTCCGCGACGTGCTGGAGACGCGGCTCGGACAGCCGCTCGAGCGCGCCGGGACGGACGCGCGCCTGCCCAAGGCCACGGACCATGTGGGCGTCTTCCGCCAGAAGCAGGCCACGCTGAGCTACGTCGGGCTCAGCGTTCCGGTCGGTCGCATCACCGAGGACCAGCTCGTCGAGGTCGGGCGGCTCGCCGAGTGCTACGGCACCGGCGAGGCGCGGCTCACCGCGGATCAGAACGTGATCGTTCCCAACGTGCCGGACGTGAAGCTCGGCGACCTGACGGCCGAGCCGCTCCTGAAGGTGCTCCGCTACGACCCGTCCGAGATCATGCGCGGCCTCGTGAGCTGCACCGGCATCGAGTTCTGCAACCTGGCGGTCATCGAGACGAAGGCGCGGGCGCTCCAGGTCGCGCGCGCCCTCGAGGCGAAGGTGCACCACGGGAAGCCGATCAGGATCCACTGGTCCGGCTGCCCCGCGGGCTGCGGCAACCACACGGTCGCCGACATCGGGCTCCTCGGGACCAAGGCGAAGGTGAACGGTGAGACCGTGGACGCGGTCGACGTGTTCGTCGGCGGCTCCTCGGGACCGAACGCGAACCAGGGCGTGAGGCTCCTGGAGAGCGTGCCATGCGACACGCTTCCGCGCGTGCTCGAGGGGCTCGTCCGCCATCTCGATCCCGAGAAAGTGCGTCGCCAGCTCCGCGCGCTCGCGCCGCCGCCAGCCGCGCCGGCCGGCGCGACGAAGGACGGCGCGATCGCGGGCCCCGTGGTCCGCGCCGAGGAGCTGGTCGAGGGCGCCGGCCGGCTCCTCGTGGCGAACGGGCTCGAGGTCGCCGTGTTCCGCCTCCAGGACCGGCTCTACGCGATCCAGAACCGGTGCCCCCACGAGGGCGGCCCCCTCGCGAGCGGCACGCTCGAAGGGGACGAGGTGACCTGTCCGCTGCACGGGTACCGCTTCAACGTCAAGACCGGCGCGTGCACGACGGACCCCGCCCTCCGCGCGAAGACGTACGCGCTCGTGCCGTGCGCCGGCGGGCTCACGGTCGACACACCGCAGGATCCAACCCGTCACCCCGCGTGAGACTGGAGGTCTCGAGCGTATGGCTTACGTGAAGCCCGATGCGGTGGTGGAGCAGATGGTCCAGGCCGGCGTGAACAAGAGCCGGCTGCCCGTGCGCGATCTCCTCGTGCGCGGCTTCCTGTCCGGCGCGCTCCTCGGATTCGCGACGACGCTGGCGTTCACCGCGTCGCTCCAGACGCGCGTGGGCCTCGTCGGCGCCCTCGTCTTCCCGGTCGGCTTCGTCATGATCGTGCTGCTCGGCCTCGAGCTCGTGACGGGCAACTTCGCGCTCGTGCCCCTGGCCGTGCGCGAGGGACGCGTGAGCCTCGGCGCGCTCCTCGCCAACTGGTCGTGGGTGTTCCTCGGCAACCTGATCGGCAGCGTGTTCTACGCGCTGCTCT
It includes:
- a CDS encoding aspartate aminotransferase family protein: MALTAAELVKADQEHLIHPLHHPSENAEPVIYVRGRGATVWDIGGHEYVDGLAGLWNVNVGHGRAELAEAAAQQMKELAYFTAYVGSSNIPAITLANRLMEITYDNMQAVFFCSGGAEANESAFKTARFYWKATGKPGKVKVIARQNAYHGVTLQTMSATGMGAYWKMFEPRVPGFVHIQTCYPYRQQGLKPGETPGQAAARELEEAILREEPDTVAAFIGEPIHGGGGVLYPTDDYWPRVREICTRHEVLLIADEVITGFCRTGRWFALAHWNVKPDILSFAKGVTSGYLPLGGIMVTKAIKDAMDSVKPEERWMHAYTYSAHPTCCAVAVKNLEIMTRERLWENSAKMGERLHAGLKAAFGDHPNAGDIRGGKGLLAAVELVEDRATKRNFAGDRKVGQRIQQEMMKRGVVTRVRAVAGPHPATGDSIYFAPPLVVTEAEVDRLVGAARDATKAVLGA
- a CDS encoding Rieske 2Fe-2S domain-containing protein produces the protein MNKIEQIKAEKDGLDVAEEIPRYAQLGPDAITEGDIERLKWWGIFLRRHTPGHFMMRIRIPNGITSAAQLRAIGEITGRHGRGFADITTRQQIQLRWIRIGDVPAILDRLRGVGLVTLQTGMDNIRNIVGCPVAGLTPNELFDAAPVARAFTDAFVGNKAFTNLPRKFNVTITGCKENCTHAETQDIALVPALRSLGGEPVAGFNVLVGGKNGSGGYRVATPLDAFVRPDEAVELCSAIVLIFRDHGSRDARNKIRLAFLLEEWGAATFRDVLETRLGQPLERAGTDARLPKATDHVGVFRQKQATLSYVGLSVPVGRITEDQLVEVGRLAECYGTGEARLTADQNVIVPNVPDVKLGDLTAEPLLKVLRYDPSEIMRGLVSCTGIEFCNLAVIETKARALQVARALEAKVHHGKPIRIHWSGCPAGCGNHTVADIGLLGTKAKVNGETVDAVDVFVGGSSGPNANQGVRLLESVPCDTLPRVLEGLVRHLDPEKVRRQLRALAPPPAAPAGATKDGAIAGPVVRAEELVEGAGRLLVANGLEVAVFRLQDRLYAIQNRCPHEGGPLASGTLEGDEVTCPLHGYRFNVKTGACTTDPALRAKTYALVPCAGGLTVDTPQDPTRHPA
- a CDS encoding thioredoxin family protein — its product is MAILNERDRAAVRKEFEKLAGPVKLVVFSQELLAGDLCRQNEQLVREVAELSDTITVEVLNPAIDRERAEAYRVDQVPAIVVEGARDYGIRFYGIPSGYEFSNLIDSIIVASTGEPALSEETKASLRGLADDVDIKVFSTPTUPYCPRAVRLAQHMAVASERVRATAIEATEFPELARAYQVMGVPKVVINDRVQFEGAVPEKDFLGAVLQAVSPS
- a CDS encoding DUF393 domain-containing protein — translated: MARKSIDTATLIYDGECAMCRASALWVMRLALSRGALEILPCRSEPRRARFPQVSDAACMEAMQLALPDGRVLAGADAVPALLRRIRGLGWLATLFALPGARPVARRFYAWVARNRMRLSCRR
- a CDS encoding gamma-glutamylcyclotransferase family protein, coding for MFAYGTLMRGYALHPVLARGAAFVGEGRVSGRLLDLGRYPGLVAGDGRVTGEVYRLDGPELLPVLDREEGYNFERRPTTVTLARGRRAPAWAFWYRGPQERAVHVPHGDYRRARPPGTRA